A genomic segment from Tuwongella immobilis encodes:
- a CDS encoding VPS10 domain-containing protein encodes MNAAIRYRWATLLLMALIALPAGIIAQDSPKAQPKTKPSPATPKSSPNEPKSESKSKSDAGEKSSPKSEPKATPKDTAKDAPKSAPAKPPVAIDWTPAVAWRSIGPANMSGRITALAVVESNPSTYYVASASGGLLKTTNNGTSYSFHFDKQSTVSIGDVAVAPSNPDIVWVGTGEANPRNSVSYGDGVYKSTDGAKSFQRMGLEKTYQTGKILIHPKNPDVVLVGSIGRLYGLNKERGVYRTTDGGKSWEQTLFVNERTGVIDMVMNPEDPNTILAATWEHMRDEFDSYVGPPAPDGIEEYGPAITYGPGSGIWKSTDGGKTWNKLTKGLPTVNMGRIGLTYSPKNPKQVFAIISTEKFGTGPAQRPSRLLLGVRTEEDDKGLKIVEVTANGPADKAGIKADDILTSLDKLPTMSNLELADIISKHKEGDVVPAVILRDGKSQTLPVKLLPATAPPAGGPRGGQGGGQGAGAARDRVQLGIYGEDVTDGIRIEEIVSDSPAQQAKLAINDVILMIDDAPANMRALSRVLFEKSVGDTVKLKIQRGDKKLDVPVKLAKAPDTQAGRIPRPYASTLSGQRENVPDRLQGADAFQTGGIYRSDDGGTTWTRINSLNPRPMYFSVLRVDPNDDQTIYVLGVNLYRSTNGGRTFRAYGNSGVHADHHALWIDPKNSKHLRLGTDGGLYVTYDQGQVWDHHTHMGSICQFYHVDVDDRKPYMVYGGLQDNGSWGGPSRTISAMGPTNADWGTIRGGDGFVCRVDRIEPDVVYSESQNGRIGRRNLKTGEAASISIGNEATSRYRWNWNTPFILSPSNPRVISIGAQYVFRSTNRGDRWKRISPELTRTNRGSMTALAESPLNSEVMWAGTDDGFVWITRDNGQTWTNVTAKIPLPGPRWVATIEASRYAPGRAYVTFDAHRSNDDQPYLFVTEDFGATWKPLHSKLPVGSTRVLREDIRNPDLLYVGTEFAVYASIDRGENWVKLNTNLPTVAVHEFAQPTSAEELVAATHGRGIWIADISVLRQMKAANLQAASKLYAPAAATMWRVPAIKGSGRSPSNRIFEGQNPERGTILAYSLTQPAEKVTLAIVDASGRRVREFKTETKPGMHIVRWDMLGAGAPQGRGGRVFLQSLAAGTYRVTLTVDGVEQTQPVVLEADPTIPEFKLLSQDSNADAMEDSDEEEEEERGGGAVDH; translated from the coding sequence GTGAATGCTGCCATTCGATACCGATGGGCAACGCTACTGCTCATGGCGTTGATTGCCCTGCCTGCGGGAATTATCGCTCAAGATTCCCCCAAAGCTCAACCAAAGACCAAACCATCGCCTGCGACTCCGAAAAGCTCCCCCAACGAGCCGAAATCGGAATCGAAGTCCAAATCCGACGCTGGCGAGAAATCGTCGCCGAAGTCTGAACCCAAAGCCACACCAAAGGATACGGCAAAAGACGCCCCAAAATCGGCACCTGCGAAGCCCCCAGTGGCCATCGACTGGACGCCGGCTGTGGCGTGGCGAAGTATCGGCCCGGCGAACATGAGCGGACGCATCACGGCCCTCGCGGTCGTGGAAAGCAACCCCTCCACGTATTACGTGGCGAGTGCCTCGGGTGGGCTGCTGAAGACCACCAACAATGGCACCTCGTATTCGTTCCATTTTGACAAACAATCGACCGTCTCGATCGGCGATGTCGCCGTGGCCCCCTCGAATCCCGACATTGTCTGGGTCGGGACCGGCGAAGCGAATCCGCGAAACTCCGTCAGCTATGGCGACGGCGTTTACAAATCGACCGATGGCGCGAAGTCCTTTCAGCGCATGGGGTTGGAGAAAACCTACCAAACCGGAAAGATTCTCATTCACCCCAAGAACCCGGATGTCGTCCTCGTCGGATCAATCGGACGATTGTACGGACTCAACAAAGAACGCGGCGTCTACCGAACCACCGATGGCGGCAAGAGTTGGGAACAAACGCTGTTCGTCAACGAACGAACCGGCGTGATCGACATGGTGATGAATCCCGAAGATCCGAACACGATCTTGGCCGCCACCTGGGAACACATGCGGGATGAGTTCGATAGCTACGTCGGCCCCCCGGCTCCGGATGGCATCGAAGAATATGGCCCGGCCATCACCTACGGTCCTGGTAGCGGCATCTGGAAGTCGACGGATGGCGGCAAAACTTGGAACAAACTCACCAAGGGTCTGCCCACTGTCAATATGGGACGCATCGGATTGACCTATTCGCCGAAGAATCCGAAGCAAGTGTTTGCGATTATCTCCACCGAAAAATTCGGCACCGGCCCCGCTCAACGCCCATCGCGGCTGCTGCTCGGCGTTCGCACCGAAGAAGACGACAAGGGTCTCAAGATTGTCGAAGTCACGGCCAATGGCCCGGCGGACAAGGCTGGGATCAAAGCCGATGACATTCTCACGAGCCTCGACAAATTGCCCACCATGAGCAATCTCGAGTTGGCCGACATCATCAGCAAACACAAGGAAGGTGATGTTGTTCCGGCGGTGATTCTGCGTGACGGAAAGTCGCAAACCCTTCCAGTGAAATTGCTTCCGGCAACGGCTCCGCCTGCGGGTGGTCCTCGTGGCGGACAAGGCGGCGGTCAAGGTGCGGGTGCCGCACGCGATCGCGTGCAGTTGGGCATCTACGGCGAAGATGTCACCGATGGCATCCGGATCGAAGAAATCGTTTCCGATTCGCCCGCACAACAGGCCAAACTGGCCATCAACGACGTGATCCTGATGATCGATGATGCACCAGCGAACATGCGAGCATTGAGCCGCGTGCTGTTCGAGAAGAGTGTTGGCGACACGGTGAAGCTGAAGATCCAACGCGGTGACAAGAAACTGGATGTCCCCGTGAAGTTGGCCAAAGCCCCCGACACGCAAGCCGGACGCATCCCGCGCCCGTATGCCAGCACGCTCAGCGGGCAACGTGAGAACGTCCCGGATCGGCTGCAAGGGGCGGATGCCTTCCAAACCGGGGGTATCTATCGCTCCGACGATGGTGGGACCACCTGGACTCGCATCAATAGTTTGAATCCGCGTCCGATGTATTTCTCGGTCTTGCGAGTGGACCCGAACGACGATCAGACCATCTATGTGCTGGGGGTCAATCTCTATCGTTCGACCAACGGTGGTCGGACCTTCCGAGCCTATGGCAACTCCGGCGTCCATGCTGACCACCACGCCCTCTGGATCGATCCGAAGAACTCCAAGCATTTGCGGCTTGGCACGGACGGTGGCTTGTATGTCACCTACGATCAAGGGCAAGTCTGGGATCATCACACGCACATGGGATCAATCTGCCAGTTTTACCATGTCGATGTCGATGATCGCAAACCGTACATGGTTTACGGTGGTTTGCAGGATAATGGTAGCTGGGGTGGCCCCTCGCGGACCATCTCGGCGATGGGACCGACCAACGCCGATTGGGGTACCATCCGTGGCGGCGACGGTTTCGTCTGTCGTGTCGATCGCATCGAACCGGATGTCGTCTATTCCGAAAGTCAAAACGGTCGGATCGGACGTCGGAATTTGAAGACCGGCGAAGCGGCCTCGATCAGCATCGGCAACGAAGCCACCTCCCGCTACCGATGGAACTGGAATACGCCGTTCATTCTCTCACCGTCGAATCCACGTGTGATTTCGATCGGTGCCCAATATGTCTTCCGCAGCACGAATCGGGGCGATCGTTGGAAGCGGATCTCGCCGGAACTGACCCGAACCAACCGGGGCAGCATGACGGCGCTGGCCGAATCGCCGCTGAACTCGGAAGTGATGTGGGCCGGTACCGATGATGGCTTCGTCTGGATTACCCGCGATAACGGGCAAACTTGGACGAACGTGACCGCGAAGATCCCCCTGCCCGGCCCGCGCTGGGTGGCGACGATTGAGGCATCGCGGTATGCTCCGGGTCGCGCCTATGTCACCTTCGATGCCCACCGATCGAATGACGATCAGCCGTATCTCTTTGTTACAGAAGACTTTGGAGCAACCTGGAAGCCGCTGCATAGCAAGCTGCCCGTCGGTTCGACACGTGTGCTCCGCGAAGATATTCGCAACCCCGATTTACTCTATGTCGGAACGGAATTCGCAGTCTATGCTTCGATCGATCGTGGCGAAAATTGGGTGAAGCTCAATACCAATCTGCCGACTGTGGCGGTGCATGAATTTGCGCAACCCACCAGTGCGGAAGAACTTGTGGCTGCCACCCACGGTCGCGGAATCTGGATTGCGGATATTTCCGTGCTGCGACAAATGAAGGCGGCGAACTTGCAAGCGGCCAGCAAACTGTATGCTCCGGCGGCGGCCACCATGTGGCGTGTGCCGGCGATCAAGGGTTCGGGCCGCTCGCCATCCAATCGGATCTTTGAAGGTCAGAATCCCGAACGGGGCACGATCCTTGCCTATTCGTTAACCCAACCCGCGGAAAAGGTTACGTTGGCGATCGTCGATGCTTCCGGACGACGAGTGCGGGAGTTCAAGACCGAGACGAAGCCCGGCATGCACATCGTCCGTTGGGATATGCTCGGGGCTGGAGCACCGCAAGGTCGTGGCGGGCGTGTCTTCCTGCAATCCTTGGCGGCGGGCACCTATCGGGTGACGCTCACCGTCGATGGCGTGGAGCAAACGCAACCCGTTGTGCTGGAAGCGGATCCGACGATCCCGGAATTCAAACTCCTCTCGCAAGACTCCAACGCTGACGCGATGGAAGATTCCGACGAAGAAGAGGAAGAAGAACGCGGCGGTGGTGCGGTCGATCACTGA